From Vicinamibacterales bacterium, a single genomic window includes:
- a CDS encoding DUF192 domain-containing protein: protein MRRMVARNTSVGKVLADRVGVADTRATRAVGLLSRSGLEPGEALWIVPSRGVHTWGMRFAIDVLALDEAGTVIDCVSNLKPWRLRLPRRGTAGVLELPAGTLAASGTAVGHQVRLEMAEARA, encoded by the coding sequence ATGAGGCGGATGGTGGCGCGCAACACCAGCGTCGGCAAGGTGCTGGCGGATCGCGTCGGCGTCGCCGACACGCGTGCGACCCGGGCGGTCGGCCTGCTCTCGCGGAGCGGCCTCGAGCCCGGCGAAGCGCTGTGGATCGTGCCGAGCCGCGGCGTGCACACCTGGGGAATGCGCTTCGCGATCGACGTCCTCGCGCTCGACGAAGCGGGCACGGTGATCGACTGCGTCTCGAACCTGAAGCCGTGGCGCCTGCGTCTGCCGCGCCGCGGCACCGCCGGCGTCCTCGAGCTGCCCGCCGGAACCCTGGCCGCCTCCGGTACCGCGGTCGGCCATCAGGTGCGGCTCGAAATGGCGGAGGCCCGCGCATGA